The proteins below are encoded in one region of Alphaproteobacteria bacterium:
- the tuf gene encoding elongation factor Tu (EF-Tu; promotes GTP-dependent binding of aminoacyl-tRNA to the A-site of ribosomes during protein biosynthesis; when the tRNA anticodon matches the mRNA codon, GTP hydrolysis results; the inactive EF-Tu-GDP leaves the ribosome and release of GDP is promoted by elongation factor Ts; many prokaryotes have two copies of the gene encoding EF-Tu), whose product KFKAEAYILTKDEGGRHTPFFTNYRPQFYFRTTDVTGMVHLPEGTEMVMPGDNVTMNVELISPIAMDQGLRFAIREGGRTVGAGVVADVSE is encoded by the coding sequence CAAGTTCAAGGCGGAGGCATATATTTTGACAAAGGACGAGGGTGGGCGCCACACGCCGTTCTTCACGAACTATCGGCCGCAGTTCTATTTCCGCACGACGGACGTGACGGGGATGGTGCATCTGCCGGAGGGTACGGAGATGGTGATGCCTGGCGACAACGTGACCATGAATGTCGAGCTGATTTCGCCGATCGCCATGGACCAGGGCCTGCGCTTTGCCATCCGCGAAGGCGGACGCACCGTCGGCGCCGGTGTCGTCGCCGAC